A single region of the Changchengzhania lutea genome encodes:
- a CDS encoding fasciclin domain-containing protein yields the protein MKKLKNYTKIALVLFGLTATVSCSSDDDGPEPFIPTNNIVEIAQTTPQLSNLVTALTKYPDLVNLLSTDGSFTVFAPNNDAFTALLVALGQDSIDDIPESVLKNVLQYHVYATAALQASAVTSGTLTMANGENAEVVANSSGVTIANATVIAVDGVATNGVVHIIDSVMIPPSILPIVGTIVAPAYFNIDFTTLIAAVEAADPSILELLLSNGPSGNGLTLFAPTNAAFEAAGITDVNGADAILAYHVIDGTITASMLPTTNGAAAEVEAIGGNLYVTNAGGAVMLNGKTTVIATDIAGSNGVVHVIDRTLVPPTSTINEIVASFATSSTPEFTLLAAALAKAGLGDFFSQDGPYTVFAPTDAAFIAAGFPDAAAINAASEVAVAGILTHHVVKANAYVFSSDLSDGAVTMLNDQDVTINLGSLTIQDASGSNPAAGLIPSLLNVHATNGVVHVIDKVLLPQ from the coding sequence ATGAAAAAATTAAAAAATTACACCAAAATTGCTCTAGTCCTTTTCGGATTAACAGCTACTGTTTCTTGCAGTAGTGATGATGATGGTCCAGAACCATTCATACCAACAAATAATATTGTAGAGATTGCTCAGACAACACCACAATTATCTAACTTAGTAACTGCTTTAACTAAGTATCCAGACTTAGTAAATCTTTTAAGTACCGATGGCAGTTTTACTGTTTTCGCCCCTAACAATGATGCCTTTACCGCATTATTGGTAGCTCTTGGTCAAGATTCTATTGACGATATTCCAGAAAGCGTTCTAAAAAACGTTTTACAATATCATGTATACGCAACAGCAGCACTACAAGCAAGTGCAGTAACATCTGGCACACTAACTATGGCCAATGGTGAAAATGCAGAGGTAGTCGCTAATAGCAGTGGTGTAACTATAGCAAACGCTACAGTAATTGCTGTAGATGGCGTAGCTACTAACGGTGTAGTACATATTATAGATAGTGTTATGATACCGCCATCCATTTTACCTATAGTAGGAACTATTGTGGCACCTGCATATTTCAATATAGATTTTACAACGTTAATTGCTGCTGTTGAAGCTGCAGATCCTAGTATATTGGAATTACTTTTGAGTAATGGACCAAGTGGAAATGGTTTAACGCTTTTTGCACCAACCAATGCCGCATTCGAAGCTGCAGGAATTACAGATGTTAATGGTGCAGATGCTATATTAGCTTATCATGTTATTGATGGAACAATTACAGCGTCTATGTTACCGACTACAAATGGTGCAGCTGCTGAAGTAGAAGCTATTGGCGGAAACTTATATGTAACTAATGCTGGTGGTGCCGTAATGTTAAATGGAAAAACAACAGTTATAGCTACAGATATTGCTGGATCTAACGGTGTGGTACATGTCATTGATAGAACATTGGTTCCTCCAACAAGTACTATAAATGAAATCGTAGCAAGTTTTGCAACAAGTAGTACGCCAGAATTTACGTTGTTAGCAGCTGCTTTAGCAAAAGCTGGTTTAGGCGATTTCTTTTCACAAGATGGTCCATATACAGTATTCGCCCCAACAGATGCTGCATTTATAGCGGCAGGTTTTCCAGATGCTGCAGCAATTAACGCTGCATCGGAAGTAGCTGTGGCCGGTATCCTTACACACCACGTGGTAAAAGCTAATGCCTATGTATTTTCGTCTGATTTAAGTGATGGCGCAGTGACTATGTTAAATGACCAAGACGTTACAATTAATTTAGGAAGCTTAACCATTCAAGATGCCAGTGGATCTAATCCCGCTGCAGGTTTAATACCCAGCTTATTGAATGTCCATGCCACAAATGGTGTTGTACACGTAATTGATAAAGTATTATTACCACAATAA
- a CDS encoding toxin-antitoxin system YwqK family antitoxin — MKFFQFSLFLFITACLSAQEINQFDESGKRHGVWKKNYDDTDVLRYEGEFFHGKEIGLFKFYKNVNKKPVLAATRQFHDEDDLAEVKFFSSKGKLISEGVMKSKTYIGTWKYYQKNSDTLLILEHYNDKGQLKGERFVYYPNGKVAEAQNYNNEQLDGPSTYYSDTGKISKTFFYVNGELHGMSKFYNLEGDLIIEGFYKNDKKHGIWKYYKDGKLEEEKDFTYSSNPKVKD, encoded by the coding sequence ATGAAATTCTTTCAGTTCAGTTTATTCTTATTTATAACAGCATGCCTTTCAGCACAAGAAATTAATCAATTTGATGAAAGCGGCAAGCGCCATGGAGTATGGAAAAAGAATTATGATGACACCGATGTTTTACGTTATGAAGGTGAATTTTTTCACGGTAAAGAGATAGGGCTATTTAAATTTTATAAGAATGTAAATAAGAAACCTGTTTTGGCAGCTACAAGACAATTTCATGATGAAGATGATTTAGCAGAAGTGAAGTTTTTTTCATCTAAAGGCAAATTAATAAGTGAAGGTGTGATGAAAAGCAAAACTTATATTGGTACTTGGAAATACTATCAAAAAAATTCTGATACCTTATTGATCTTGGAACATTATAATGATAAGGGGCAATTGAAAGGGGAACGTTTTGTGTATTATCCTAATGGAAAAGTAGCCGAAGCTCAGAATTATAACAATGAACAATTGGATGGGCCTTCTACCTATTACTCAGATACCGGTAAAATATCTAAAACATTTTTTTATGTAAATGGTGAGTTACATGGTATGTCAAAATTTTACAATCTTGAAGGGGATTTAATTATTGAAGGTTTCTATAAGAACGATAAAAAACATGGCATTTGGAAATACTACAAAGATGGCAAATTGGAAGAAGAAAAGGATTTTACATACAGTTCCAACCCAAAAGTAAAAGACTAA
- the yidC gene encoding membrane protein insertase YidC, which translates to MEEKKLDINSIIGFVLIFGILMYMLWQNQPTPEELEAEEKAKQEQLAAEEKAQVSEDTKVTTAADYTPGSVNDSIQQIALKNQLGAFAYSATQVSDSETLVESDLLALKFSNRGGYLSEVKLKKFVDFNDNPIYLIKDNNASFNLNFGTTDSRILNTKDLLFEPTITKNGQNTIVSMKLKVSESKFLEYRYELKEGDYMMDFTIRSQGLNDVINSSQDVNLDWNLKAYRHAKSISYENRYTEVVYEYEDGKDDYLGQQESTDDTEEEVTYVAFKQHFFTSILLADSPFKTASLESRNLVQDEEIDTVFTKAFAVKLPMELTGGELNKSMDWYFGPSDYKILNAYKRNLDEIVPLGWGIFGWINRYLFIPLFAFLGGFLPYGIAIIVMTILIKLIMSFVQYKQFLSQAKLKILKPELDAIREKHKDNKMKAQQETMALQNKAGASPLAGCMPALVQLPVFYALFQFFPSAFDLRQKSFLWVKDLSSYDTIAELPFHIPFYGDHVSLFPILASIAIFFYMRLTTGQQMASQPTQEGMPDMSKMMKYMMYFSPIMMLFFFNNYASGLSLYYFISNLISIGIILVIKNFILDEDKIHAQIQEKKKKPKKENRFQKKMAEMMEQAEKQKQAQSRKK; encoded by the coding sequence ATGGAAGAAAAGAAATTAGATATTAATTCGATTATTGGTTTTGTACTGATTTTCGGAATATTAATGTACATGCTTTGGCAAAATCAGCCCACGCCAGAGGAATTGGAAGCAGAAGAAAAAGCAAAACAAGAACAATTAGCAGCAGAGGAAAAGGCACAGGTTTCAGAAGACACGAAGGTGACCACTGCGGCAGATTATACCCCGGGTTCTGTAAATGATTCCATTCAACAAATCGCTTTAAAGAATCAATTAGGGGCTTTTGCCTATTCAGCAACTCAGGTATCTGATTCTGAAACTTTAGTTGAAAGCGATTTGTTGGCATTAAAATTCAGTAATAGAGGCGGATATTTATCAGAAGTTAAATTGAAGAAATTTGTTGACTTTAATGATAATCCAATCTATTTAATTAAAGATAATAACGCATCGTTCAATCTTAATTTTGGTACAACAGATAGCAGAATTCTGAATACTAAAGACTTGCTTTTTGAACCTACCATAACCAAGAACGGACAGAATACAATCGTTTCAATGAAACTGAAAGTATCTGAAAGTAAATTTTTGGAGTACCGTTATGAGCTGAAGGAAGGGGATTATATGATGGATTTCACCATTCGCTCTCAAGGCTTGAATGACGTGATCAACAGTTCACAGGACGTTAATTTAGACTGGAATTTAAAAGCGTATAGGCACGCCAAAAGTATTTCTTATGAAAATAGATATACGGAAGTGGTTTATGAATATGAAGACGGAAAAGACGATTATCTAGGTCAGCAAGAGTCTACAGACGATACTGAAGAGGAAGTAACCTATGTCGCCTTTAAACAACATTTTTTTACCTCTATTTTATTAGCAGATTCACCATTTAAAACAGCCTCACTGGAATCTAGGAATTTAGTGCAAGATGAGGAGATCGATACGGTTTTCACTAAAGCCTTTGCAGTGAAACTGCCTATGGAACTTACTGGCGGCGAATTAAATAAATCCATGGACTGGTATTTTGGCCCTAGTGATTATAAAATTCTGAACGCCTATAAGCGTAATCTTGATGAAATAGTCCCATTGGGATGGGGGATATTTGGTTGGATTAACCGTTATTTATTCATCCCATTATTTGCATTTCTAGGTGGCTTTTTACCTTATGGTATTGCCATTATAGTCATGACCATTCTTATAAAACTTATCATGTCTTTTGTGCAGTATAAGCAGTTTCTGTCCCAAGCTAAGTTAAAGATTCTTAAGCCAGAACTGGATGCTATTCGTGAGAAACACAAAGACAATAAAATGAAAGCGCAACAGGAGACCATGGCGCTTCAAAATAAGGCAGGTGCTAGTCCATTGGCTGGGTGTATGCCCGCTTTGGTGCAGTTGCCGGTATTTTATGCGCTCTTTCAGTTTTTCCCATCAGCTTTCGATTTACGTCAAAAAAGTTTCCTTTGGGTAAAGGATTTATCATCTTATGATACGATTGCAGAATTGCCATTCCATATACCATTCTATGGAGATCACGTAAGTCTGTTCCCAATATTGGCATCGATTGCTATCTTCTTTTACATGCGATTAACAACCGGTCAACAAATGGCATCACAACCTACGCAAGAAGGGATGCCCGACATGAGCAAAATGATGAAGTATATGATGTACTTTTCACCCATCATGATGTTGTTCTTCTTTAATAACTATGCATCCGGGTTGAGTTTGTATTATTTTATTTCAAACTTAATTAGTATCGGTATTATATTGGTTATCAAGAATTTTATACTTGATGAAGATAAAATTCACGCACAAATTCAAGAGAAAAAAAAGAAGCCGAAAAAAGAAAATCGCTTTCAGAAAAAAATGGCTGAAATGATGGAGCAGGCAGAAAAGCAAAAGCAAGCTCAAAGCAGAAAAAAGTAA
- a CDS encoding CTP synthase yields the protein MTTTTTKYIFVTGGVTSSLGKGIIAASLAKLLQAQGYRVTIQKLDPYINVDPGTLNPYEHGECYVTQDGAETDLDLGHYERFLNVPTSQANNVTTGRIYQSVIEKERRGEFLGKTVQVVPHITDEIKHRVQILGNSGDYDIVITEIGGTVGDIESLPYIEAVRQLRWDLGEHNGIVIHLTLVPYLSAAGELKTKPTQHSVKTLMESGVQADVLVCRTEHDLPHELRRKLALFCNVREEAVIQSIDASTIYDVPNLMLEQGLDKVVLEKLNLKSSVPDIAQWNKFLKRHKNPKTEITIGLIGKYVELQDSYKSILESFIHAGAENEVKVNVESVHSEYLKGDNVKVKLSHLDGILVAPGFGERGIEGKIDAVRYVRENNVPFLGICLGMQMAVIEFARNVLNIDDADSTEMSPNTSNPVIDLMEAQKSITDKGGTMRLGAWACDLKMGSKVRDIYKEETIMERHRHRYEFNSNYKDQMETAGMLATGLNPDTGLVEIIEIPSHPWFVGVQYHPEYKSTVANPHPLFVAFVKAALNHKKKRTSVSMSQN from the coding sequence ATGACAACTACAACAACAAAATATATATTTGTAACTGGCGGGGTTACATCCTCACTAGGTAAAGGTATTATTGCCGCATCTCTGGCAAAACTTTTGCAAGCTCAAGGATACCGAGTGACCATTCAGAAATTAGACCCTTACATAAATGTGGATCCAGGAACCCTAAACCCTTACGAACATGGGGAGTGTTATGTCACTCAGGATGGCGCAGAAACCGATCTGGATTTAGGGCATTACGAACGTTTTTTAAACGTCCCTACCAGTCAAGCCAATAATGTGACTACAGGACGCATCTATCAAAGTGTGATTGAAAAGGAACGTCGCGGTGAGTTTTTAGGAAAGACCGTGCAAGTCGTGCCTCATATTACAGACGAAATTAAACACCGCGTTCAAATTTTAGGTAATTCTGGCGATTATGATATTGTAATTACCGAAATTGGTGGTACTGTGGGTGATATAGAGTCGCTCCCGTATATTGAAGCAGTAAGACAGTTGCGCTGGGACTTAGGGGAACATAACGGTATCGTTATTCATTTAACCTTAGTGCCTTATTTATCTGCAGCTGGCGAGTTAAAAACAAAACCCACACAACACAGTGTCAAAACGCTTATGGAAAGTGGGGTACAAGCCGATGTTTTGGTGTGCCGAACCGAGCATGATTTACCCCACGAGTTAAGACGCAAGTTAGCGCTCTTTTGTAATGTAAGAGAAGAGGCGGTAATTCAATCTATTGATGCATCAACCATTTACGATGTGCCTAATTTAATGTTAGAGCAGGGCTTGGATAAGGTCGTATTAGAAAAATTAAACTTAAAAAGTTCGGTTCCAGATATTGCCCAGTGGAATAAATTTTTAAAACGACATAAAAATCCGAAAACAGAAATTACCATTGGATTGATTGGTAAATATGTAGAATTACAAGATTCATACAAATCTATTTTAGAATCCTTTATTCATGCAGGTGCAGAGAATGAGGTAAAAGTTAATGTAGAATCGGTTCACTCAGAATATTTAAAAGGTGATAACGTTAAAGTGAAATTATCACACTTGGATGGTATTTTGGTCGCACCCGGTTTTGGAGAACGCGGTATTGAAGGGAAAATTGATGCGGTAAGATATGTACGTGAAAATAATGTTCCTTTTTTAGGGATTTGTTTAGGGATGCAAATGGCAGTGATAGAATTTGCCAGAAATGTTCTAAACATCGATGATGCGGATTCAACCGAGATGAGTCCAAATACATCAAATCCTGTGATTGATTTAATGGAAGCCCAAAAATCTATTACAGATAAAGGCGGTACGATGCGTTTAGGCGCTTGGGCCTGCGATTTAAAAATGGGAAGTAAAGTTCGTGACATTTATAAGGAAGAAACCATTATGGAGCGGCATCGACACCGTTATGAATTTAATAGTAATTACAAGGATCAAATGGAAACAGCAGGTATGTTGGCAACAGGTTTGAATCCAGACACCGGATTGGTTGAGATTATAGAAATTCCAAGCCATCCGTGGTTTGTTGGCGTGCAATACCACCCAGAATATAAAAGTACGGTAGCAAATCCGCACCCCTTATTTGTCGCCTTTGTAAAAGCAGCGTTGAACCATAAAAAAAAGCGTACTAGTGTCAGTATGTCACAAAATTAA
- a CDS encoding DUF3820 family protein, whose product MTPDKDFLIKLAHTKMPFGKYKGRYLIDLPEHYVVWYHNKGFPKGKLGDMLNSVYELKLNGLEELIWNIKKRYPR is encoded by the coding sequence ATGACGCCCGATAAAGACTTTCTCATCAAACTGGCACACACCAAAATGCCTTTCGGAAAATATAAAGGCCGTTATCTTATTGATTTACCTGAACATTACGTGGTGTGGTACCATAATAAAGGCTTTCCCAAAGGAAAATTGGGCGATATGCTAAACTCGGTCTATGAGTTGAAATTAAACGGATTGGAGGAATTGATTTGGAATATTAAAAAACGTTATCCTAGGTAG
- a CDS encoding DUF922 domain-containing protein translates to MFRLAVYIGFFLFFQKDEPVITWSESYKLSWSDFRAAPDNKTSAVATTASGITLGSSIRQTDTEVISYTATVKAHFYPDKSWYKSQLANAHVLGHEQLHYDITELFARRLRQRISKLEVSNAIKNDLRSLHLKINDDLAHMQDTYDTETNYSRNVEQQTAWQGFISQELDKLVTFKSVD, encoded by the coding sequence ATGTTTCGATTAGCGGTATACATTGGGTTTTTTCTATTTTTTCAAAAAGACGAACCTGTGATTACGTGGAGCGAATCGTATAAATTATCATGGTCAGATTTTCGAGCGGCGCCAGATAACAAAACCAGTGCTGTAGCAACTACTGCGTCCGGTATTACCTTAGGGTCATCCATACGTCAAACAGACACAGAGGTTATAAGTTATACTGCTACAGTAAAGGCACATTTTTATCCAGATAAATCTTGGTATAAATCTCAGTTGGCCAATGCACATGTTTTGGGTCATGAACAATTGCATTATGATATTACTGAATTATTTGCCAGAAGATTGAGACAGCGAATTTCCAAATTGGAAGTATCCAATGCCATTAAAAACGACTTAAGAAGCCTACATTTAAAAATTAATGATGACCTTGCTCACATGCAAGATACCTATGATACTGAAACCAATTACTCCAGAAATGTGGAACAACAAACAGCATGGCAAGGCTTTATATCACAAGAACTTGATAAATTGGTAACTTTCAAATCCGTTGATTAA
- a CDS encoding amino acid ABC transporter substrate-binding protein, protein MNKIFLVLILILAFGSNTVKAQNFSTHQVKKGETVEEIAQRYYITTNDIFSLNPDAKKELKPNTILIIPLSKANKPITVVTQKLNGFKKHKTRRKETLYSISKRYNVSQDDIKKYNKFLYANPLRKGDKLQIPVYITSTTTEVPETSKTYIVQPKEGKWRIAYKFGITLSELEALNPKMGEVLQEGQQIYVPNITETEEKEIDEKYGYYKVLPKEGFYRLKLKLGLEQEALEALNPELKETGLKEGMILKTPYSEAINSFEGIDYNATNLLNRRKSKDVKHIAVMLPFRLHRVAVDSVSGMKSQINKDPYLDASLDFYSGVLMAIDSLKTIGVSLKVDVYDTKYQEGEVSDIIDRNNFENVDAVIGPLTPNTFARAASKLSRLNVPIVSPISSDLNLLENVFQTRTTDELLRNRIIDYIKSDSLVNHVVIISDSKNTNIANNLKGLFPHASLVYSRKDKKNGKDENYVIVDDIRDALKSGKNVVFLETQNAGFVSNVTSILASLALSPEAISSASEGSQIVLATTNINSAFESDDVSNMHLSKLQFHFAAASKWFNEEDNNSFIKKYEKTYFTTPNKRAIRGFDLTMDVVLRLVTSEDIYQSVNDAPLTEYVENKFAYKKKLFGGYYNNSVYLVKHQDLRIVSVE, encoded by the coding sequence ATGAATAAAATTTTTTTAGTATTAATTTTGATTTTAGCCTTTGGTTCGAATACCGTAAAGGCACAGAATTTTAGCACCCATCAAGTTAAAAAGGGGGAAACTGTCGAAGAAATAGCACAGCGCTATTATATTACTACTAACGATATTTTTAGTCTTAATCCAGATGCTAAAAAGGAGTTAAAACCCAATACGATTTTAATCATTCCTCTTTCAAAAGCTAATAAGCCCATAACAGTAGTAACGCAGAAATTAAATGGGTTTAAAAAGCATAAAACAAGGCGTAAAGAAACTTTGTACAGCATATCTAAAAGGTATAATGTATCACAGGACGATATAAAAAAGTATAATAAATTTTTATATGCTAACCCTTTGCGAAAAGGCGATAAGCTTCAAATCCCTGTCTATATTACAAGCACCACTACAGAAGTTCCAGAAACCTCTAAAACCTATATTGTTCAGCCTAAGGAAGGGAAGTGGCGTATTGCCTATAAATTCGGAATTACTTTAAGTGAGTTGGAAGCGCTCAACCCAAAAATGGGTGAGGTGTTACAGGAAGGACAGCAAATTTACGTACCTAATATTACCGAAACTGAAGAGAAAGAGATAGATGAAAAATATGGCTATTATAAAGTATTGCCAAAGGAAGGATTTTACAGATTAAAACTAAAACTAGGCTTAGAGCAAGAAGCCTTGGAAGCCTTAAATCCAGAATTAAAAGAAACAGGTTTAAAAGAAGGAATGATATTGAAAACGCCATATTCTGAGGCTATCAATTCTTTTGAGGGCATCGATTATAATGCAACAAATTTGCTTAATAGAAGAAAAAGTAAAGACGTTAAACATATTGCAGTCATGCTCCCTTTTCGATTACATAGAGTGGCTGTCGATTCGGTTTCTGGAATGAAATCCCAAATAAATAAAGATCCATATTTAGATGCATCATTAGATTTTTATTCAGGGGTACTCATGGCTATAGATTCGCTTAAAACTATAGGGGTGTCACTTAAAGTAGATGTATACGATACGAAATATCAGGAGGGTGAAGTCTCAGATATTATTGACAGAAATAATTTTGAAAATGTTGATGCGGTTATAGGTCCTTTAACACCCAATACATTTGCAAGAGCAGCCTCTAAATTAAGTCGATTGAATGTGCCCATTGTGTCACCTATTAGTTCAGATTTAAATTTACTTGAAAACGTGTTTCAAACGCGAACAACCGATGAGTTATTGAGAAACAGAATTATAGATTATATAAAATCGGACAGTCTGGTCAATCACGTGGTCATTATTTCAGATTCAAAAAACACCAATATTGCCAATAATCTAAAAGGTCTATTTCCTCATGCTTCTTTAGTCTATTCCAGAAAAGATAAAAAAAATGGAAAGGATGAAAATTATGTCATTGTAGATGATATTCGTGATGCCTTAAAATCAGGTAAAAATGTTGTTTTTCTAGAAACCCAAAATGCAGGTTTTGTGTCAAATGTCACCAGTATATTAGCCTCATTAGCGCTAAGCCCAGAAGCTATAAGCAGCGCATCTGAAGGGTCACAAATTGTATTGGCCACCACCAATATTAATAGCGCGTTTGAAAGCGACGATGTCTCTAATATGCACTTATCAAAATTGCAATTTCATTTTGCAGCGGCATCAAAATGGTTTAATGAAGAAGATAATAATTCGTTTATCAAAAAATACGAAAAAACCTATTTTACAACCCCTAATAAACGGGCCATTAGAGGTTTCGACCTTACTATGGATGTCGTATTGCGCTTAGTAACCTCTGAAGATATTTATCAATCTGTAAATGATGCACCACTCACAGAATATGTAGAGAATAAGTTTGCATACAAGAAAAAACTTTTCGGTGGGTATTATAATAACTCCGTATACTTGGTAAAGCATCAAGACTTACGTATTGTATCAGTAGAATAA